In Ammoniphilus sp. CFH 90114, a genomic segment contains:
- a CDS encoding fasciclin domain-containing protein has product MEKRKFGLVLLMIMMVLSFSAGAFAEEQGVKKDIVDTAIEAGNFNTLAAALKKAGLVDTLKGKGPFTVFAPTDEAFNKLLKKLDITAEELLARKDLKDILLYHVVPGKVMSGDLKDGMKVETLAKKKVKISLNPTKVNKANVIKPDIEASNGVIHVIDEVLLP; this is encoded by the coding sequence ATGGAAAAGAGAAAGTTTGGGTTAGTTTTGTTGATGATCATGATGGTTTTATCCTTCTCAGCGGGAGCGTTCGCAGAGGAGCAAGGTGTTAAAAAGGACATTGTTGATACGGCGATAGAAGCTGGGAATTTTAATACATTGGCAGCTGCTTTAAAAAAGGCTGGTTTGGTTGACACATTGAAAGGCAAAGGTCCATTCACCGTGTTTGCTCCAACAGATGAGGCCTTTAATAAATTATTAAAGAAGCTAGATATTACCGCAGAAGAATTGTTAGCAAGAAAAGACTTAAAGGATATTCTGCTGTACCATGTTGTACCAGGTAAGGTCATGTCTGGTGATCTCAAAGACGGAATGAAAGTAGAGACTTTGGCTAAGAAGAAAGTGAAAATATCACTTAATCCTACTAAAGTGAACAAAGCAAATGTAATAAAGCCAGACATCGAGGCTTCTAATGGTGTAATCCATGTAATTGATGAGGTATTATTGCCATAA
- a CDS encoding ATP-binding cassette domain-containing protein produces METSALTITGLTKKLKNFSLGPLDLIVEKGTIVALIGANGSGKSTFLRVLMNVLKADSGTIYAFGENFSENETALKQKIGYVGDKLEPYRHLSIKELSSLISYWYPTWDHQRYLHYLSRYQIDENMKYEHGSTGTRKKVEFIFSLCYDSQLLVLDEPSAGMDMVSQRKMKEDLLNYMEDGERSILIATHIADEVEQLSDYIAVIEEGKIVLTFNKDDVREHWARVSVSQVTDSLLDHAHVISTSMNPPEIVTNHLSALEMELKNQQITINQIQRLTLEEVVENLTT; encoded by the coding sequence ATGGAAACCTCTGCACTAACAATAACAGGTTTAACTAAGAAGCTTAAAAATTTCAGTCTAGGACCCCTTGATCTCATAGTCGAAAAGGGGACCATCGTTGCCCTCATAGGAGCGAATGGATCTGGAAAAAGTACCTTTCTTCGAGTCCTGATGAATGTTCTGAAAGCAGATAGTGGCACGATTTACGCCTTTGGCGAAAACTTCTCAGAGAACGAGACGGCGTTGAAGCAAAAAATTGGCTATGTAGGCGACAAGCTTGAACCCTATCGTCATTTAAGCATTAAGGAACTGTCTTCTCTCATCTCCTATTGGTATCCCACTTGGGATCATCAGCGTTATTTACATTACCTTTCGCGGTACCAGATTGATGAAAATATGAAATATGAACACGGTTCAACAGGTACGAGAAAAAAGGTAGAGTTCATCTTCTCCTTATGTTACGACTCCCAGTTATTAGTGCTTGATGAACCTTCTGCCGGTATGGATATGGTTTCCCAACGGAAAATGAAGGAAGATTTACTGAACTATATGGAGGATGGAGAAAGAAGCATTTTAATCGCTACACATATTGCCGATGAAGTGGAACAATTATCCGATTACATCGCAGTCATAGAAGAAGGAAAAATCGTACTCACCTTTAATAAGGATGATGTACGTGAACATTGGGCTAGAGTGAGCGTGTCTCAAGTTACGGATAGCCTTCTGGATCATGCCCATGTTATCAGTACTTCAATGAATCCTCCAGAAATCGTAACAAATCATTTATCTGCTCTTGAAATGGAATTAAAAAACCAACAAATTACGATAAATCAAATTCAACGGCTTACATTAGAAGAAGTAGTCGAGAATCTAACAACCTAA
- a CDS encoding GntR family transcriptional regulator yields the protein MMKLPIRVSEESREPIYHQIETQIKALIVGGQIPPGTPLPSIRILASELACSVITTRKAYQNLESSGFIKTIQGKGTFVINIERETKDRTKKKVVHEGFQKVLEQGKQLGFSEDEIRSIFNEVLDLHYLK from the coding sequence ATGATGAAGTTACCGATACGGGTTTCCGAAGAAAGCCGGGAACCGATATACCATCAGATTGAAACACAAATTAAAGCACTCATCGTCGGCGGTCAGATTCCACCAGGCACTCCCCTTCCTTCCATACGGATCTTGGCAAGTGAGTTAGCTTGCAGCGTGATAACCACAAGGAAAGCTTATCAGAATTTAGAGAGCAGCGGTTTCATCAAAACGATTCAAGGCAAAGGCACTTTTGTAATCAATATTGAAAGAGAAACCAAAGATCGGACGAAGAAAAAAGTCGTACATGAGGGATTTCAAAAAGTGTTGGAACAAGGAAAGCAACTCGGGTTTTCGGAGGATGAGATTCGTTCTATTTTCAATGAAGTGCTCGACCTCCATTATCTTAAATAG